The Cryptococcus deuterogattii R265 chromosome 4, complete sequence genome segment ATATGCTTCATACTATTCGCCTTGATCACAGATACGTTCTGGTATCCTCCCGGTTTGGTATCGACCGAATTGGCGGGTAAGAGCGATTGGGCTTGACGGGTAGCGGCGATTCGGTCGGTCACGTATTTGGTGACGGACGTTCTAATCTCCATACCTGTTTAAAAGTAATCAAAAGTAATCAAGGGGGAGGGGATAGAGAAATTGGTGAGCTTAAGATAGAGACCAGGTTatgatgaaggaagtgGCGTATGGGACGTACCAAGCATAAGTTTCTCGGGGAACAGGGGAGCAAGCGCCATTAACAGTCCACCAAACCCACATCCCACATCCGCCCAttcaaccttcttctcccccgGGGTGAtgcttccatcttcattaGGTTGGGAAAAGTATGCAGGGTAGTGTGTTGACCAGTCCATAAGTTCTGGTCTTTTGGGACTGTTTTTATTTTCATTGATTAGAGGTTCAATCCGATTTTTGGATTTTTGGTTTGGTGTcaggagagaggaaagggtgaACGTACTACTCGAGCTCGTGGTCGATGAACACATTGGCATGCGCTCTTTGCCTGTAAAATCGTTTCTAAAAACCTACATCAGCCGTGTGGACAATGGACCGTTGAGACACAGAAAAAACCAGGCGGAGTAGATGAGGCCAAACTACTTACTTGAGGAACCTTGAGCAGCTGCATTTCACCGACCGGAGGAACGGGGGCCGGGGAAGCGGATGCGCCTGGAGAAGCAGTTGATGGCcctgcttccatctctgaTTCTTCCCTTGTTCGTTTGGACATCTGTGGTCGTGTTGTGTTCTTGTTATGGCGTCTCGAAAACGTCAGCCCGTCCAAAAATCTCGTTGTGTGAGTTAATTAAAATATTTAACTTAATTAAGCCACCTTAACTATGGAGCGAAACGGGGACATTTCGTCGAGTTTTCCGTTTTGCTgcctttttccttgtcaTCTCCACCGGCCCAGGATGCTCGTCCGTCGTCTCTACTCCTCTGCGTCCTCACATCCGGCCCCTTCCGCGCTCGCGCACATCCCCGCGCCCAGACCACACACAAGGGGCAGGATCAGGCCTCGACTCGCGCTGCCCAAAGCTAAAAAGCACgctaccaccaccaccaccaccaccgccgccgccagTGCCAGTGCCAGTCTCGCCAGACCTCTCCGTCCCCTCGACGCTCCCGGCAAGGGCCGCAAACCGCGCTACGCCCACTCTGAAACCGCCAACGCCAGCGTCCAGGCCCATGCCCAAGCGTCCAGCTACCCTTCCGTGCCCGAACCTCCTTCGTCCTCTATCCCCCGCACGCCCCGTCTCCACTTTTCCCACCCCGTCCCCGCGCTGAACCATACCAACGAATTCCGACCCATTTACCTCTACCCTGAGCAATTCAAGTTGCACCATGCGTTCACCCATCCTGCTCATCCCTTGCCGCTTCACCTCGGGACAAAGATCTACACATCCCCGACGCTTCCGTCTCAAGCGAATGAAGCTGGGGACGATCTGTTTGCACCACAGTCCGTGATGAAGGCAccctcctctgcctcgGAGGGTATGAGTGCTCTAACGGAGCATCTGAGGGTAGTCAGCTCCCAGCCTGTCCTCCTCAGTGACGCAGAGATGGAGCACCAGCTGTTCGGTACGCCCGAAATGGAATTCTCAAGTATCACGGCGTTGCTCGAGAACAAGTCTGCGTCGCTCAAGACCCGGAATGAGCACGAGTGGCAGGATGTTTTGGCCATGATGGAGGGTAAGGCTCAGGACAAATTCGTCACCGCcggtgagaaggagaatgtgCAAACGGGAAGCAAGGATGCGGATTTGAACCAAGTTGTGGGTGAACTTGCCGGTGTTCTGGCAAGActtgagatggatggggaagatgtgAGTATGGATAgtgtgaagaggaagaggagaaagaagatttcaaagcacaagcacaagaagaggagaaaggtgagtttttggTGTCTCGCACTCCCACTTGAATCTCCCATTTTTACTGACAAAACGATTTAGGCTACTAGGGCgttgagaaagaagttggGTAAATAGATGAGTTTGCATGGCAGTGGCAAGTGGAGAGCATGGCAGAAGCATGGcagggaggaaggggagaggatgCATATTTATCACACGTCTTGCAGAACGGAAAACTGTATGATACAGTGTTCCTAGCGTCTCAGAACCCTTTAAAGCTTGTCTATCTTTGAGGGGACATAGTTTACAAGGCTATGTTTGCTGttgttctccatcttctttttcctttatATCTCTGCATCCACCTTCAAATTACTATCATAAAGACCTTAATCTGAAGTCTGCCACAACCCATACGCTTTCCCAGGGTTCGTCTGCCAAAGCCTAATAGTACCATCCTCACTTCCACTCGCGTAAACTTCACCATCCGGACTATAGCTCGCACAGAGCACGGGACCATGATGGCCCTTGTACACTTCTCGCTCCTTGCCTGAATCAAGGTCATACACT includes the following:
- a CDS encoding tRNA (guanine-N(7)-)-methyltransferase, producing MSKRTREESEMEAGPSTASPGASASPAPVPPVGEMQLLKVPQKRFYRQRAHANVFIDHELEYPKRPELMDWSTHYPAYFSQPNEDGSITPGEKKVEWADVGCGFGGLLMALAPLFPEKLMLGMEIRTSVTKYVTDRIAATRQAQSLLPANSVDTKPGGYQNVSVIKANSMKHMPNFFAKGQLEKIFFLFPDPHFKNRKHKARIITPALLAEYAYVLRPGGILYTVTDVKDLHEWMAHHLHAHPLFEYIPTETLSDDPILEAARTSTEEGQKVERNKGDKWVACFTRKADPEED